From Toxorhynchites rutilus septentrionalis strain SRP chromosome 2, ASM2978413v1, whole genome shotgun sequence, a single genomic window includes:
- the LOC129767443 gene encoding CWF19-like protein 1 homolog, whose product MDNKQRILIVGDVNGRLKSFFARIETVNKKTGPFDLVLCVGNFFGSSTETDDLNDYKSKLKSIPIPIYILGPNDELSAKFYRDLQDGDLCPNLTYLGKRGIYCTSSGLKIAYVSGVEADSTGGTVPEWKFTNDDVTVVRDFSVASKSNMGDYRGVDLLVTSQWPAGIKEGVKNGSKRIAWLADAIKPRYHLCALNGEYFEPPPYRNKPDKNTQMELATRFIALADFGNTEKKKHIYALNVMPVEKMRVIELIQKTIDETVSPYVDMNISESGKDLKGDRNSQYFYDMNTYDDSARKRKGQGNRVSGNHEQKRARPSFDQEKCWFCLSSGTIEKHLIISVGEHFYLALAKGPINETHILILSITHIQNASLLSAAQWDELNRFKESLTNFFKDREETIFLYERNYKTGHLQINAIGVDNNVAWKIKHVLEDKSEEHNITLESAAKPSSPADLPQKCPYFVVDLPDDTIMYTKQMKNFPLHFGREIICADNLLNCEEKIDWRQCNLDKAGEEVIVKSFRESFKPYDFTL is encoded by the exons ATGGATAACAAACAGAGAAT ATTGATTGTCGGTGATGTCAACGGCAGGCTGAAGTCGTTCTTCGCGCGCATCGAAACTGTAAACAAAAAGACCGGTCCGTTCGATTTGGTTTTGTGTGTGGGCAACTTCTTCGGTTCGTCCACCGAAACAGATGATCTCAACGACTACAAGAGCAAACTTAAGAGTA TTCCTATTCCGATATACATCTTGGGCCCCAATGATGAGCTCTCGGCAAAATTTTACCGCGATTTGCAGGACGGAGATCTCTGTCCGAATCTAACCTATCTCGGTAAACGAGGGATTTACTGCACGTCCAGCGGCCTCAAGATTGCGTACGTCAGTGGAGTGGAAGCGGACAGCACGGGTGGAACTGTGCCAGAATGGAAGTTTACCAATGATGACGTTACGGTCGTGCGGGACTTCTCAGTAGCCAGCAAAAGTAACATGGGAGATTATCGCGGAGTAGATTTGCTCGTGACCTCACAATGGCCAGCTGGGATTAAGGAAGGTGTGAAAAACGGTTCGAAACGAATCGCCTGGTTGGCAGACGCGATAAAGCCAAGATATCACCTGTGCGCCCTAAATGGGGAATATTTTGAACCTCCACCGTATCG GAACAAACCCGACAAGAATACTCAGATGGAACTGGCAACTCGTTTTATCGCGCTTGCAGATTTTGGCAACACGGAGAAGAAAAAGCATATTTATGCGTTGAATGTAATGCCCGTTGAGAAAATGCGAGTTATTGAGCTCATTCAGAAAACCATAGACGAGACCGTTTCGCCGTATGTTGATATGAATATCAGCGAAAGTGGGAAGGATTTGAAAGGGGACCGGAATTCACAATATTTCTACGACATGAACACCTATGACGACAGCGCGCGGAAACGGAAAGGTCAGGGAAATCGTGTAAGCGGCAATCACGAACAGAAACGTGCAAGACCTTCCTTTGATCAGGAGAAATGTTGGTTTTGTCTTAGTTCGGGAACGATTGAAAAGCATTTGATCATATCGGTCGGGGAACATTTCTATCTGGCCCTTGCGAAAGGTCCGATAAATGAAACTCACATTCTAATTCTTTCGATCACCCATATCCAAAACGCGTCGCTGTTGTCCGCGGCTCAGTGGGATGAATTGAATAGATTCAAGGAATCGCTTACAAATTTCTTCAAGGACAGAGAAGAGACAATTTTCCTATACGAGAGAAATTACAAAACTGGGCATCTTCAGATCAACGCCATCGGAGTTGACAACAACGTGGCGTGGAAAATCAAGCACGTTTTGGAGGACAAATCAGAGGAGCATAACATTACGCTGGAAAGTGCGGCGAAACCTTCATCCCCTGCGGATCTACCCCAGAAGTGTCCTTACTTTGTAGTGGATCTTCCCGACGATACGATTATGTACACCAAACAGATGAAGAACTTCCCGTTGCACTTTGGTCGTGAGATAATTTGTGCGGATAATTTGCTCAATTGCGAGGAGAAGATCGATTGGCGGCAGTGCAACCTGGACAAGGCCGGAGAGGAGGTCATTGTGAAGAGCTTTCGCGAAAGTTTCAAACCTTATGATTTTACTCTTTGA